One window from the genome of Immundisolibacter sp. encodes:
- a CDS encoding EAL domain-containing protein has product MRLKEVSRRLLAALRHGLSRGTEPVLLFPGLAILLLGVLWIATASLARQEYANARATAVLTTRELAETYEAQIVRALREIDRTLKWVAYTHASDNHESILAELGDKGLLLPDFLFTVSIADADGNVRASTRVDGRANIAGTDYFEAQRTQTVFAVSAPQPNPHSRDWTLYFSRRLDKPDGSFAGAVVIAVDAAYFVSGYEQAKLGQHGFLGLLGTDGVFRVGRSGQTVAVGEVVDYKKVVPEAEADIDLTRVSLSDNRWDGVRRYTAARALYEFPLAVVVGLSEDERLLPAAARVRGYLLRSGAASLALLALMAVLGRLSWQLQQSRQRAAQEQIEHAERIQYIAHHDSLTDLPNRGFFSHMLNQVLALAKRYNRELAVLFLDLDRFKLINDTLGHDAGDALLQEVARRLTAAVRESDVVARLGGDEFIVLLPEQCDEASLLTVARRVLDSVGKPYDLLGHEFRITVSIGVSRYPHDAQDEQSLLKTADIAMYRAKEKGRNTFHFYSGAENTTTLEHLSLESALQLALERQEFAVHYQNQLDLNTGEVTGMEALLRWRHPQLGLVLPLQFLPLAEESGLIVPIGKWVIETACRDCMAMQQASGRRLTVSVNLSARQFADDNITRDLEAILQRTGIEPGLLELGVTESVLLTDIYRAVAILGDIRALGVRVAIDNFGASYSSLSTLRRFRFDTVNIDGSVIRDYAHSPEDRKLTEATIAMGKDLAFTVVAEGVETEDQAQFLRAVACDKAQGFYFGRPAPHDSAQSTP; this is encoded by the coding sequence ATGCGATTGAAGGAAGTGTCGAGGCGCCTGCTGGCGGCCTTGCGCCACGGGCTGAGCCGCGGCACGGAACCCGTGCTGCTGTTCCCCGGCCTGGCGATCCTGTTGCTGGGCGTGTTGTGGATTGCAACGGCCAGCCTGGCACGCCAGGAATACGCCAATGCGCGGGCCACCGCCGTGCTCACCACCCGCGAGCTGGCCGAAACCTACGAGGCCCAGATCGTGCGCGCCCTGCGTGAGATCGACCGCACCCTGAAGTGGGTCGCCTATACCCACGCATCGGACAACCACGAGTCCATCCTGGCCGAACTCGGCGACAAAGGCTTGTTGCTACCGGACTTTCTGTTCACGGTCAGCATCGCCGACGCCGACGGCAACGTCCGCGCCAGCACCCGGGTCGACGGGCGCGCGAACATCGCCGGTACGGATTACTTCGAGGCGCAGCGCACGCAGACCGTGTTTGCGGTCAGCGCCCCGCAGCCGAACCCGCACTCGCGCGACTGGACCCTGTACTTCAGCCGGCGTCTGGACAAGCCCGACGGCAGCTTTGCCGGGGCAGTCGTCATTGCCGTGGACGCGGCCTATTTCGTCAGCGGATACGAACAGGCTAAGCTGGGCCAGCACGGCTTCCTTGGCCTGCTGGGTACGGATGGCGTCTTCCGGGTCGGTCGCAGCGGCCAAACCGTGGCCGTCGGCGAGGTGGTCGACTACAAGAAAGTCGTTCCGGAAGCCGAAGCCGACATCGACCTGACCCGGGTATCGCTGTCGGACAACCGCTGGGACGGGGTGCGGCGTTACACGGCGGCGCGTGCCCTCTACGAGTTCCCGCTGGCCGTGGTCGTCGGCCTGTCGGAGGACGAGCGGTTACTGCCGGCCGCCGCCCGGGTGCGTGGCTATCTGCTGCGCAGCGGTGCCGCCAGCCTGGCGCTGCTCGCCCTCATGGCCGTGCTCGGCCGCCTGAGCTGGCAGCTTCAGCAAAGCCGGCAACGGGCCGCGCAGGAGCAGATCGAGCACGCCGAGCGCATCCAATACATCGCGCATCACGACAGCCTGACCGACCTGCCCAACCGCGGCTTTTTCAGCCACATGCTGAACCAGGTGCTGGCGCTGGCCAAACGCTACAACCGCGAACTGGCGGTGCTGTTTCTGGACCTTGACCGCTTCAAGCTGATCAACGACACCCTGGGCCACGACGCCGGGGACGCGCTGTTGCAGGAGGTAGCCCGCCGCTTGACGGCCGCCGTACGTGAAAGCGACGTGGTGGCAAGGCTGGGCGGCGACGAGTTCATCGTCCTGCTGCCGGAGCAATGCGACGAAGCCAGCCTGTTGACCGTCGCGCGGCGGGTGCTCGATTCGGTCGGCAAGCCGTACGATTTGCTCGGACACGAGTTTCGGATCACGGTCAGCATCGGCGTCAGCCGCTATCCGCATGACGCCCAGGACGAACAGTCCCTGCTCAAGACGGCCGACATCGCGATGTACCGCGCCAAGGAAAAGGGCCGCAACACTTTTCACTTCTACTCCGGGGCCGAGAACACGACGACCCTTGAGCACCTGAGCCTGGAATCGGCGCTGCAACTGGCGCTGGAGCGGCAGGAGTTCGCCGTCCACTATCAGAACCAGCTGGACCTGAACACCGGCGAAGTCACTGGCATGGAGGCACTGCTGCGCTGGAGGCATCCGCAGCTCGGACTCGTCCTGCCGCTGCAGTTCCTGCCGCTGGCCGAGGAAAGCGGGCTCATCGTGCCGATCGGCAAATGGGTGATCGAAACCGCCTGCCGGGATTGCATGGCCATGCAACAGGCAAGCGGGCGGCGACTGACCGTGTCGGTCAACCTCTCGGCCCGGCAGTTTGCCGACGACAACATCACCCGCGACCTGGAAGCGATCCTCCAAAGGACCGGCATCGAGCCGGGCCTGCTGGAGCTCGGCGTCACCGAAAGCGTGCTGCTGACCGACATCTACCGGGCGGTGGCGATACTCGGCGACATCAGGGCGCTGGGCGTGCGGGTGGCCATCGACAATTTCGGTGCCAGCTACTCGTCCCTGTCGACGCTGCGCCGGTTCCGCTTCGACACCGTCAACATCGACGGCAGCGTCATACGTGATTACGCGCACAGCCCGGAGGACCGGAAACTGACCGAGGCGACCATCGCCATGGGCAAGGACCTGGCCTTCACCGTGGTGGCCGAGGGTGTGGAAACGGAGGACCAGGCGCAGTTCCTGCGCGCCGTGGCCTGCGACAAGGCCCAGGGTTTCTATTTCGGGCGCCCGGCACCGCACGATTCGGCGCAGTCGACGCCGTAG
- a CDS encoding M14 family zinc carboxypeptidase — protein sequence MALPTPLEAHAFGRYSDSAQIAAYLRMLAAASGGMAVFGCAGRSALGREIPVLLCGVTDPARVASGKLRVMLVGSLHGASEAAGCEALLCLARELLLGELRELLDVFELVLIPNANPDGRDADSFRNGNGVNINRDFVLLEQPESRALDAAVRHYAPAVVLDAHESAVLKRRTLGQEGYLTAFEAQFDVASTPAIPAALRDFATGTLLPQLIAGVQARGLHAQRYIGEIRSRSQPITHGGLTLRMFRNKAGLRGPLTVLLETPMEPKAGQYATYRDIGPRVRKQLLCMRVFLDCIRASAPAIRAAQARAVLELDEPTCALNGSYLRHPPDATLALPLRERASGTRVQSTFADHRTVIAQDPLRIPPQYFVTEHTDMFAELLARHGVAFERLAEAIEVPVVSEVFAGGDVPEAACQRIDEVNHRRLIPAGALRVPLSGSHRRLVPLLLEPRSTSSVFRYPAFAGLLQHGQPFFIPRGVDEN from the coding sequence ATGGCGCTGCCGACGCCACTGGAAGCACACGCCTTCGGGCGCTATTCGGACAGCGCCCAGATCGCCGCTTACCTGCGTATGCTGGCCGCTGCCAGCGGCGGGATGGCGGTGTTCGGCTGCGCCGGACGGTCCGCGCTGGGGCGCGAAATTCCGGTTCTGCTGTGCGGCGTGACGGATCCGGCGCGCGTCGCCAGCGGCAAGCTGCGGGTCATGCTGGTCGGCTCCCTGCACGGCGCCTCCGAAGCCGCCGGCTGCGAGGCCCTGCTGTGCCTGGCGCGCGAGCTGCTGCTGGGCGAGCTGCGCGAGCTGCTGGATGTGTTCGAGCTGGTGCTGATCCCCAACGCCAACCCCGACGGGCGGGACGCGGACTCGTTTCGCAACGGCAACGGGGTCAACATCAACCGCGATTTCGTTCTGCTGGAACAGCCCGAAAGTCGGGCGCTGGATGCCGCCGTGCGGCACTACGCCCCGGCGGTAGTGCTGGATGCCCACGAATCGGCGGTCCTGAAGCGCAGGACGCTCGGCCAGGAAGGCTACCTGACGGCCTTCGAGGCGCAGTTCGATGTCGCCAGCACGCCCGCCATCCCGGCTGCGCTGCGCGATTTCGCGACCGGCACCCTGCTGCCGCAACTGATCGCCGGCGTACAGGCGCGCGGCCTGCACGCGCAGCGCTACATCGGCGAGATCCGCTCGCGGAGCCAGCCGATCACGCACGGCGGCCTGACGCTGCGCATGTTCCGCAACAAGGCCGGCCTGCGCGGGCCGCTGACGGTGTTGCTCGAAACGCCGATGGAACCGAAGGCCGGGCAGTACGCGACCTATCGCGACATCGGCCCGCGCGTGCGCAAACAACTGCTGTGCATGCGGGTGTTTCTGGACTGCATCCGCGCCAGTGCGCCGGCCATCCGGGCAGCGCAGGCGCGCGCCGTGCTGGAACTGGACGAGCCAACCTGCGCCCTGAACGGCAGCTACTTGCGCCACCCACCGGACGCCACCCTCGCGCTGCCGCTGCGCGAACGCGCCAGCGGCACGCGGGTCCAGTCCACGTTTGCCGACCACCGTACGGTGATCGCGCAAGACCCGCTGCGCATTCCACCGCAGTACTTCGTCACCGAACACACGGATATGTTCGCCGAGCTGCTGGCGCGCCACGGCGTGGCCTTCGAAAGGCTTGCCGAGGCCATCGAGGTTCCCGTGGTGAGCGAGGTGTTCGCCGGCGGCGACGTGCCCGAGGCGGCCTGCCAGCGGATCGACGAAGTCAACCACCGCCGCCTCATCCCGGCCGGTGCCCTGCGTGTGCCACTATCGGGCAGCCACCGCCGTCTGGTGCCCTTGCTGCTGGAGCCGCGCTCGACCAGCAGCGTGTTTCGCTATCCGGCGTTTGCCGGCCTGCTGCAGCATGGGCAGCCGTTCTTCATCCCGCGCGGCGTGGACGAGAACTGA
- a CDS encoding M14 family metallocarboxypeptidase, which produces MNCMYRILNASKALLLTVLIGTAACAETPPTPLEAVGYSRHSTSEEISAYLDALVARTPEVARTEVLGRSVQGRPIEALLLAAPTAQAGAPRLKVLLVGSQHGGAEPAGGEALLAIARDLTEGDLRSLLDDLDVVLIPNANPDGRDLRRRANANRVNINTDFVLLSQPESRALTQALARYAPHAVLDTHESAVLKRTTLAREGYLTDFDAQFEIANNPALPAGLRAFAQDQVLPALLARVSAAGLPANHYIGEIVSTRQPITNGGLTLRNFRNTAGLGGALSVLVETRLDPHHDHFASYRNIAVRVQRQQLCIRSFLAEVQARRAAILAHTAAARAALKPPTLTLFAGYAADPDHPTVTLPLRRLDTRALEAIRFADHRRVVTADTIPYPPALVVTEHTDRLRELLDHHGIRFTTLTQATRLAVAATRFAARPGPADRVSAQTSGRTPLTVKPGSLVIDLAQPAGRKALLLLDPRSTSSVFRYPDYAALVRPAADFFVYHAAEAPP; this is translated from the coding sequence ATGAACTGCATGTACAGGATTCTGAATGCCTCCAAGGCGCTGCTGCTGACGGTTTTGATCGGCACCGCGGCCTGCGCCGAAACGCCGCCGACGCCGCTGGAAGCCGTCGGCTACAGCCGCCACAGCACGTCCGAGGAAATCTCGGCCTACCTGGATGCGCTGGTCGCGCGCACTCCGGAGGTGGCGCGCACGGAGGTGCTCGGGCGCAGTGTGCAGGGCCGGCCGATCGAAGCGCTGCTGCTTGCGGCGCCGACGGCGCAGGCGGGCGCGCCGCGACTGAAGGTGCTGCTGGTCGGCTCCCAGCACGGCGGCGCCGAGCCAGCCGGTGGCGAGGCGCTGCTGGCCATCGCACGCGACCTGACCGAGGGCGACCTGCGTTCGCTCCTGGACGATCTGGACGTCGTGCTGATCCCGAACGCCAACCCCGACGGGCGCGATTTGCGGCGCCGCGCGAACGCCAACCGGGTCAACATCAACACCGATTTCGTGCTGCTCTCGCAGCCGGAGAGCCGCGCCCTCACGCAGGCCCTGGCCCGCTACGCGCCGCACGCCGTGCTCGACACCCACGAGTCGGCAGTGCTCAAGCGCACCACGCTGGCGCGCGAGGGCTACCTGACCGATTTCGACGCCCAGTTCGAGATCGCCAACAACCCGGCGCTGCCGGCCGGCCTGCGGGCCTTCGCGCAAGACCAGGTTCTGCCGGCGCTGCTCGCGCGCGTGTCGGCCGCCGGCCTGCCGGCGAATCACTACATCGGCGAGATCGTCAGCACCCGCCAGCCGATCACCAACGGCGGCCTGACGCTGCGCAACTTTCGCAACACCGCCGGCCTGGGTGGCGCCCTGTCGGTGCTGGTGGAAACCCGGCTCGACCCGCACCACGACCACTTTGCGAGCTATCGCAACATCGCCGTGCGCGTGCAGCGGCAACAGCTGTGCATCCGCAGTTTTCTGGCCGAGGTGCAGGCGCGACGGGCGGCCATCCTGGCGCACACCGCCGCCGCTCGGGCTGCGCTGAAACCGCCCACGCTGACGCTGTTTGCCGGCTACGCGGCGGACCCGGATCACCCGACCGTCACCCTGCCGCTGCGCCGGCTGGACACGCGCGCGCTGGAGGCGATCCGCTTTGCCGATCATCGCCGGGTAGTCACCGCAGACACGATCCCGTACCCGCCGGCGCTGGTGGTGACCGAGCACACCGACCGGCTGCGCGAGCTACTCGATCACCACGGCATTCGCTTCACGACGCTGACGCAGGCGACGCGCCTGGCGGTAGCTGCCACGCGCTTTGCGGCGCGCCCGGGGCCGGCCGATCGGGTGTCCGCCCAGACGAGTGGGCGCACGCCGCTGACCGTCAAACCCGGCAGCCTGGTCATCGATCTTGCGCAGCCCGCCGGCCGCAAGGCATTGCTGCTGCTGGACCCGCGCTCGACCAGCAGCGTGTTCCGCTACCCGGACTACGCCGCGCTGGTGAGGCCGGCGGCCGATTTTTTCGTCTATCACGCGGCTGAGGCGCCGCCGTGA
- a CDS encoding porin, with translation MAHASARSGHTSGTGSRHPAGRALLAVTLLAGCADTVGSPAISWNGFGTLGAVRSDQDYSDVVSGIYLQPNGAGATHRWHLGVDSKIGGQLDARFSPELSAVLQVMSKHRYDNSWTPEVEWANVKYQFTPAFSARLGRTVAPMFMRSDTTNVGYANPWLRGPQEIYGMVPITHLDGVDMAWNVGVGPVMNSFQANFGYNQFKAVDGLEITGKSVWIVSDTVEYENLTLRVSYLAVDLSFDSADLDSLLNGLSGAGDNLVTAGFPLEGGRARALARRYDLDETPLEIFSVGARFNPGDWLLMGEWARMTDAGVLPETDGWYVTGGYHFGKTTPYVTVAEVNARTPSESGIPLAGLPPGSLRGAAGALNSGLDAVLSAAAPSQKSLTLGLRWDLLDAAALKFEYQHIRLDDRSAGRFGNLQPGFRPGGNADVFSIALDFVF, from the coding sequence ATGGCGCATGCAAGCGCGCGCTCCGGCCATACCTCGGGCACGGGCAGCCGTCATCCGGCGGGCCGTGCGCTCCTCGCGGTGACCCTGCTGGCAGGCTGCGCCGATACGGTTGGCTCCCCTGCCATCTCATGGAACGGCTTCGGAACACTGGGCGCAGTCCGCTCCGACCAGGACTACTCGGACGTGGTCTCCGGTATCTATCTGCAACCCAACGGTGCCGGCGCCACCCACCGCTGGCACCTGGGCGTGGACAGCAAGATCGGCGGCCAACTGGATGCCCGCTTCAGCCCCGAGCTTTCCGCCGTCCTGCAAGTGATGTCCAAACACCGCTACGACAATTCCTGGACGCCCGAGGTCGAGTGGGCGAACGTGAAATATCAATTCACTCCCGCGTTCAGTGCCCGCCTGGGCCGCACCGTGGCGCCGATGTTCATGCGCTCCGACACGACGAACGTGGGTTATGCAAACCCGTGGCTGCGCGGTCCCCAGGAAATCTACGGCATGGTCCCCATCACCCACCTGGACGGTGTGGATATGGCCTGGAATGTCGGTGTCGGTCCTGTCATGAATTCGTTTCAGGCCAATTTCGGATACAACCAATTCAAGGCCGTCGACGGCCTTGAAATAACCGGGAAAAGCGTCTGGATCGTCAGCGACACGGTCGAGTACGAAAACCTGACGCTGCGTGTCAGTTATCTGGCCGTGGACCTCAGCTTCGATTCCGCCGATCTGGACAGCCTCCTCAACGGCCTGTCGGGGGCCGGCGATAACCTCGTCACGGCCGGCTTTCCCCTGGAAGGTGGCCGCGCGCGTGCGCTGGCCAGGCGCTACGACCTCGATGAAACGCCGCTTGAAATCTTCAGCGTCGGCGCCCGCTTCAATCCCGGAGACTGGCTGCTGATGGGTGAATGGGCGCGGATGACCGATGCCGGGGTGCTGCCAGAGACGGACGGCTGGTACGTGACGGGCGGCTACCACTTTGGCAAGACCACGCCCTACGTCACGGTCGCCGAAGTCAACGCCAGGACGCCCTCGGAATCCGGAATACCGCTCGCCGGCCTGCCACCGGGTTCCCTGCGGGGTGCGGCGGGCGCGCTGAACAGCGGCCTTGATGCAGTACTCAGCGCCGCGGCCCCATCCCAGAAGAGCCTGACCCTGGGGCTTCGGTGGGATCTGCTGGACGCCGCCGCCCTGAAGTTCGAATACCAGCACATCCGCCTCGACGATCGGTCCGCCGGGCGCTTCGGCAACCTGCAGCCCGGGTTCCGGCCGGGGGGGAACGCGGATGTGTTCTCCATCGCCCTGGATTTCGTGTTCTGA
- the lolA gene encoding outer membrane lipoprotein chaperone LolA, translated as MRARILVVLLGLLAGPALADGLATLERFYTNTHTLAGRFTQTVSDANGTVTETSSGQFAIQRPGRFRWDYQAPYEQTIVADGRELWVYEPDLDQVTVRPIDADTADAPGLLLSGAAFPSKLFDITSEKDGWLRLTPKQKDSGLGAVRLKLAGDSVQALQLDDGLGQTTRIELLDQQRNGSLPAARFRFEPPPGVDVIRALPQPPTGGKP; from the coding sequence ATGCGAGCCCGCATCCTCGTCGTGCTGCTCGGCCTGCTGGCCGGCCCGGCCCTGGCCGATGGCCTCGCCACGCTGGAACGGTTCTACACGAACACCCACACGCTGGCCGGGCGTTTCACGCAGACCGTCAGCGACGCCAACGGCACGGTGACGGAAACCAGCAGTGGGCAGTTCGCCATCCAGCGGCCGGGCCGCTTTCGCTGGGACTATCAGGCGCCCTACGAGCAGACCATCGTTGCCGACGGGCGCGAGCTGTGGGTGTACGAGCCGGACCTGGATCAGGTGACGGTGCGGCCGATCGACGCAGACACTGCCGACGCGCCGGGGCTGCTGCTGTCCGGGGCGGCGTTTCCGAGCAAGCTGTTCGACATCACCAGCGAAAAGGACGGCTGGCTGCGCCTGACCCCCAAACAGAAGGACAGCGGCCTTGGCGCCGTGCGCCTGAAACTGGCCGGCGACAGCGTGCAGGCCCTGCAACTCGACGACGGCCTGGGCCAGACCACGCGCATCGAATTGCTCGACCAGCAGCGCAACGGTTCCCTGCCGGCGGCGCGTTTCCGCTTCGAACCGCCGCCTGGCGTGGACGTGATCCGCGCCCTGCCGCAGCCGCCGACGGGCGGCAAACCGTAG
- a CDS encoding replication-associated recombination protein A, which translates to MAGGPPDLFDAAADPGRPLADRLRPRTLDEVLGQDHLLAPGKPLRVAIEADLPRSMIFWGPPGTGKTTLARVLAAHTRAEFITLSAVLAGIKEIREAVERARQVAAAGRRAVLFVDEVHRWNRAQQDALLPHVENGTVTLIGATTENPSFELNNALLSRARVYLLRPLTVADLERLIERALSDTERGLGALDIRFAPELRPTLAAMADGDARRLLGLLELAADIAPETADGRIIDEAVLKELAGESWRRFDKGGEAFYDQISALHKAVRGSAPDAALYWLARMLDGGCEPLYIARRVLRMASEDIGLADPRALTLALEALQTYERLGSPEGELAIAQAVTYLACAPKSNALYTAFDAAMADARQFGSLPPPLRIRNAPTRLMKQLGYGKGYRYAHDEAGAYAAGERYFPDEMPDRRYYQPSDRGLERRLAEHLAQLRARDREAGEQ; encoded by the coding sequence GTGGCAGGCGGCCCGCCCGACCTGTTCGACGCCGCCGCCGATCCGGGTCGGCCCCTGGCCGATCGCCTGCGCCCGCGCACGCTGGACGAGGTGCTGGGCCAGGATCATCTGCTGGCACCCGGCAAGCCGCTGCGGGTTGCCATCGAGGCCGACCTGCCGCGCTCGATGATCTTCTGGGGCCCGCCCGGCACCGGCAAGACCACGCTGGCGAGGGTGCTGGCGGCGCACACGCGGGCCGAGTTCATCACCCTGTCGGCGGTGCTGGCCGGCATCAAGGAAATCCGCGAAGCGGTGGAGCGCGCCCGCCAGGTGGCAGCCGCTGGCCGGCGCGCCGTGCTGTTCGTGGACGAGGTACACCGCTGGAACCGCGCCCAGCAGGACGCCCTGCTGCCGCACGTCGAGAACGGTACCGTCACCCTGATCGGCGCCACCACCGAGAATCCGTCCTTCGAGCTGAACAACGCGCTGCTGTCGCGGGCGCGCGTGTACCTGCTGCGCCCGCTCACCGTGGCGGATCTCGAACGCCTGATCGAGCGCGCGCTGAGCGACACCGAGCGTGGCCTGGGCGCGCTCGATATCCGCTTTGCCCCGGAGCTGCGCCCCACGCTGGCGGCCATGGCCGACGGCGACGCCCGCCGCCTGCTGGGCCTGCTGGAACTGGCTGCCGACATCGCGCCCGAGACCGCCGACGGCCGGATTATCGACGAGGCCGTGCTCAAGGAGCTGGCCGGCGAGAGCTGGCGCCGCTTCGACAAGGGCGGCGAGGCCTTCTACGACCAGATATCGGCCCTGCACAAGGCGGTGCGCGGTTCGGCGCCGGACGCCGCGCTGTACTGGCTGGCGCGCATGCTGGACGGCGGCTGCGAGCCGCTGTACATCGCCCGGCGCGTGCTGCGCATGGCCAGTGAAGACATCGGTCTGGCCGACCCGCGGGCCCTGACCCTGGCGCTCGAAGCCTTGCAGACCTACGAGCGCCTGGGCTCGCCGGAAGGCGAACTGGCGATCGCGCAGGCGGTCACTTATCTGGCCTGCGCGCCCAAGAGCAATGCGCTGTATACGGCCTTCGATGCCGCCATGGCCGACGCCCGCCAGTTCGGCTCCCTGCCGCCGCCGCTGCGTATCCGCAACGCCCCGACCAGGCTCATGAAGCAGCTCGGCTACGGCAAGGGCTACCGCTACGCGCACGACGAAGCCGGTGCCTACGCCGCCGGCGAGCGCTATTTCCCGGATGAGATGCCCGACCGCCGCTACTACCAGCCCAGCGACCGCGGCCTCGAGCGGCGCCTGGCCGAACACCTTGCGCAACTGCGCGCCCGCGACCGCGAGGCCGGCGAGCAGTGA
- the crcB gene encoding fluoride efflux transporter CrcB, with protein sequence MNGAVLAAVALGGALGSVVRYLAVNGLAGWLGRAFPYGTLAVNVVGSFLMGLALALLVQRGLLGEPWRAGLMVGVLGGFTTFSAFAGETLLLAQQRPAVALLNIGLHLALCLLAVWAGARVAG encoded by the coding sequence GTGAACGGCGCCGTACTGGCGGCCGTCGCACTGGGCGGCGCGCTGGGCTCCGTGGTGCGCTATCTGGCCGTCAATGGCCTGGCCGGGTGGCTGGGCCGGGCCTTTCCGTATGGCACGCTGGCGGTCAACGTCGTCGGCTCCTTCCTGATGGGCCTGGCGCTGGCGCTGCTGGTGCAGCGCGGCCTGCTGGGCGAACCCTGGCGCGCCGGCCTGATGGTGGGGGTGCTGGGCGGCTTCACCACCTTTTCCGCCTTTGCCGGCGAGACGCTGCTGCTGGCCCAGCAGCGCCCGGCCGTGGCACTGCTCAACATCGGCCTGCATTTGGCGCTGTGCCTGCTGGCGGTGTGGGCGGGTGCCAGGGTCGCCGGCTGA
- a CDS encoding aldo/keto reductase yields the protein MEYRQLGNTGLKVSAVGLGGNVFGPPRQDLPSSIATVHRALALGVNFIDTAYIYNDGRSEEFLGKALAGRRGEVILASKCNLLNMAAGESVAARIRSHCETSLRRLDTDYLDLLQLHFPFPQVAAEEILQAFAPLVREGKVRHIGQCNYAAWRHAEALGEAARLGLPAFATAQHQCSLLVRGAQLELLPFCEEKGIGFLPYFPLAAGLLSGKYRPGEAAPAGTRGAAGSPTISRLRTPENERLLGALTEFAAARGHSLLELAFAWLLSQPAVSSVIAGTMSPAQIEANVNAGQWRLDADDRTALAELLGPVVPLWMAEPDLASFR from the coding sequence ATGGAATACCGACAACTGGGCAACACCGGCCTGAAGGTCTCGGCCGTCGGCCTGGGCGGCAACGTGTTCGGCCCGCCGCGCCAGGACCTGCCTTCCAGCATCGCTACCGTGCACCGCGCGTTGGCACTGGGCGTCAACTTCATCGATACCGCCTACATCTACAACGACGGCCGCAGCGAGGAGTTTCTGGGCAAGGCCCTGGCCGGCCGGCGCGGCGAGGTGATCCTGGCCAGCAAGTGCAATCTGTTGAACATGGCCGCCGGCGAGTCGGTCGCCGCGCGCATCCGCAGCCACTGCGAGACCAGCCTGCGGCGCCTGGACACCGATTACCTGGACCTGCTGCAGCTGCACTTTCCCTTCCCGCAGGTAGCGGCCGAGGAAATCCTGCAAGCCTTCGCGCCGCTGGTGCGCGAGGGCAAGGTGCGCCACATCGGTCAGTGCAACTACGCCGCCTGGCGCCATGCCGAGGCACTCGGCGAGGCGGCGCGGCTGGGCCTGCCGGCGTTTGCCACTGCCCAGCACCAGTGCAGCCTGCTGGTGCGCGGCGCGCAGCTGGAACTGCTGCCATTCTGCGAGGAAAAAGGCATCGGCTTTCTGCCGTACTTCCCGCTCGCCGCCGGGCTGCTCAGCGGTAAATACCGCCCCGGCGAGGCCGCGCCGGCCGGCACCCGCGGCGCCGCCGGCAGCCCCACCATCAGCCGCTTGCGCACGCCGGAAAACGAACGCCTGCTGGGCGCCCTGACCGAATTCGCCGCCGCCCGTGGCCACAGCCTGCTGGAACTGGCCTTCGCCTGGTTGTTGTCCCAGCCGGCCGTCAGCAGCGTCATTGCCGGCACCATGAGCCCGGCGCAGATCGAGGCCAACGTCAACGCCGGTCAGTGGCGGCTGGATGCCGACGACCGCACGGCGCTGGCCGAGCTGCTCGGTCCGGTCGTGCCCCTGTGGATGGCCGAACCGGACCTGGCGTCGTTTCGCTGA
- a CDS encoding substrate-binding domain-containing protein produces the protein MPFLKVPGLSRLAMLLALAGNIAAAEVVIVVSPQNPTTTLSTREVSNIFLGKVNRFPNGQPAVPIDQPEDSRPRKEFYRDVSNQQPADIKAYWSRMIFTGRGQPPMVVDGDEQVKKTLAGRPDGIGYIDRAAVDDSVKVLAVQ, from the coding sequence ATGCCGTTTCTTAAAGTCCCCGGCCTATCCAGGCTTGCCATGCTGCTCGCCCTTGCCGGCAACATCGCGGCGGCCGAGGTCGTCATTGTCGTTTCGCCACAGAACCCCACCACCACGCTCAGCACGCGCGAGGTGTCGAACATCTTTCTTGGCAAGGTCAATCGCTTCCCCAACGGCCAGCCTGCGGTACCGATCGACCAGCCCGAAGATTCGCGGCCGCGAAAAGAGTTTTACCGCGACGTCAGCAACCAACAACCGGCCGACATCAAGGCGTACTGGTCAAGGATGATTTTCACCGGACGGGGCCAGCCACCCATGGTGGTCGATGGCGACGAGCAGGTGAAGAAAACCCTGGCCGGCCGACCCGACGGTATCGGCTACATCGACCGCGCCGCAGTGGACGACAGCGTCAAGGTACTGGCCGTCCAGTAG